In Clostridium swellfunianum, a genomic segment contains:
- the nifU gene encoding Fe-S cluster assembly scaffold protein NifU, with amino-acid sequence MMYSEKVMDHFMNPRNVGEIPDANGVGEVGNAKCGDIMKVYLKIEDDIIVDAKFKTFGCGSAIASSSMATELIKGKTVEEAWKLTNKAVAEALDGLPPVKMHCSVLAEEAIHKAINEYRKSAGLELWDYKEHDDIHDQVHGE; translated from the coding sequence ATAATGTACAGCGAAAAGGTTATGGATCATTTTATGAATCCAAGAAATGTGGGAGAAATTCCTGACGCAAATGGTGTTGGAGAAGTCGGTAATGCCAAGTGTGGCGACATTATGAAAGTGTATTTAAAGATAGAAGACGATATAATAGTGGATGCCAAATTTAAAACTTTTGGCTGTGGTTCAGCTATTGCTTCTTCAAGTATGGCAACAGAACTTATAAAGGGAAAGACAGTAGAAGAGGCTTGGAAGCTTACTAATAAAGCTGTTGCTGAAGCTCTAGATGGACTTCCACCTGTAAAGATGCACTGTTCAGTGCTTGCAGAGGAAGCTATTCATAAGGCTATAAACGAATATAGAAAATCCGCTGGTTTAGAACTTTGGGATTATAAAGAGCACGACGATATACACGATCAGGTACATGGCGAATAA
- the nifS gene encoding cysteine desulfurase NifS has translation MNKPIYMDYAATTYVKPEVLEEMLPYFTEHFGNPSSVYSLSRETRKAIDTARDRVAKAINAEANEIYFTGGGSEADNWALKGVAFANINKGNHIITTTIEHHAILHACEYLEKHGFEVTYLSVDEYGAVNIKELEAAITDKTILVSIMFANNEIGSIQPIKDIGKLCREKKILFHTDAVQAVGNIEIDVKEMNIDLLSMAAHKIYGPKGTGALYIRKGVRIDNLVHGGGQERARRAGTENVAGIVGFGKAIESAVLNMEEHSKKLSALRDRLIEGLLKISHTRLNGPRYENRLPGNVNVCFRFIEGEAILLLLDAMGICASSGSACTSGSLDPSHVLLAIGLPHEIAHGSLRLSLGDTNTEEEVDYVIETVEKVVKRLREMSPLWDDFLKKGDQ, from the coding sequence ATGAATAAGCCAATTTATATGGATTATGCTGCTACAACTTATGTAAAACCTGAAGTTTTGGAAGAAATGCTTCCTTACTTTACTGAGCACTTTGGAAATCCATCTTCTGTATATTCTTTATCTAGAGAAACTAGAAAAGCTATAGACACAGCAAGAGACAGGGTTGCGAAAGCTATCAATGCTGAAGCTAATGAAATATACTTTACAGGCGGCGGATCAGAAGCAGATAATTGGGCGCTAAAAGGGGTTGCTTTTGCTAACATAAACAAAGGAAACCATATTATTACTACAACTATTGAGCATCATGCTATTCTTCATGCTTGTGAGTATCTAGAAAAGCATGGATTTGAAGTTACTTATCTTTCAGTTGATGAATATGGTGCTGTAAATATTAAGGAATTGGAAGCAGCTATTACAGATAAAACTATTTTAGTTTCTATAATGTTTGCAAATAATGAGATAGGATCTATTCAACCTATTAAAGATATTGGAAAGCTTTGCAGAGAAAAGAAGATATTATTCCACACAGATGCTGTTCAGGCTGTTGGAAATATTGAAATCGACGTTAAGGAAATGAATATAGATTTACTGTCCATGGCTGCACATAAAATATACGGTCCTAAGGGAACTGGAGCGTTATATATAAGAAAAGGTGTAAGAATAGATAATCTAGTACACGGCGGAGGACAAGAAAGAGCTAGAAGAGCTGGTACTGAAAATGTAGCAGGTATTGTTGGCTTTGGAAAAGCTATAGAAAGTGCTGTATTAAACATGGAAGAGCATTCTAAAAAACTTTCAGCTCTTAGAGACAGACTTATAGAAGGACTCCTTAAAATTTCACATACAAGATTAAATGGACCTCGTTATGAAAATAGACTACCTGGAAATGTAAATGTTTGTTTTAGATTTATAGAAGGTGAGGCAATACTTCTGCTGTTGGATGCTATGGGTATATGTGCTTCTAGCGGAAGTGCTTGTACGTCTGGTTCCTTGGATCCATCACATGTACTTTTAGCTATTGGACTGCCACATGAAATAGCGCATGGCTCTCTAAGACTGAGCTTAGGAGATACAAACACTGAAGAAGAAGTAGATTATGTAATTGAAACAGTTGAAAAGGTAGTTAAGAGACTTAGAGAGATGTCACCACTTTGGGATGACTTTTTAAAGAAAGGGGATCAATAA